The DNA sequence ATTTCATGAGCAGTGCGTCGAGCGCATCTTCTCCGATGTACTGCGCCGCTGCCGCCCCGTGCAACTGAGCGTCTACGCCCGCTACACCCGCCGCGGCGGACTCGACATCAACCCCTGGCGCAGCACCCACACCCCCCAAGCGCCCAACTGGCGACTGGCCCGGCAATAAGACCCACCCGCTCTCAACCCCGCGATCTCTAAAGCAGCGGCGGCCCCAACACCGGGGTCGCGGCCCCAACACCGGGGTCGGGTCTTGCTTCGCCACAACTTCTCCCGGATCAATTCCAACCAGAACGCCGGTCGCGATTTCGCCGGATCATAGAGGCGGGCGAAACCTATTGTACCGGGGATGAGTCCGCCGCCTGCTCGACAAAAATCAATCCGCTGGTATCGAAACCCGCCTGGCGGGCCTTTTCGATCAGCATATCCACAGTCTCTCGCTCCAGTGTCGGCTGCCGGGAGAGAATCCACAGATAGGAGGTATCGGGACCGCTGATCAGGGCGTAGCGGTAGTGTTCCTGATCGAGGTTGAAGATAATGTAGGAGGCGTAAAAGGGACCGAAAAAAGAAACCTTCAGAAAACCCTCCGTTGGATTGCGCACAAAACGCGCCTTGCCTTCCGCTTCCTTCCACTTCCCCTCGGCCTCGGAGTAGCCGCGATTGATAACGCGAACCGAGCCATCCTCGCGCAGAGAATATTCCGCGCTCACCTTGCTCAAGCCCCGCTCGAAGGAGTGATCCAGCCGGGCGATTTCATACCAGCGCCCGAGATAGCGCTCCAGGTCAAAGGGCTCGACCGGCACGACCCCATCCGGCATACCGACACAGCCCGTCAGCATGGTAGCGATCAGGACAAACCATTTTTTCAGACGGATCATAAAAGCCTCCGGGTGCTGAAACACGCTTGCAATGAGTCATGTCAATTTTTCAACGGCATATTGGGGCTCCCGGCCCCTTCAACTTGACAACTTGAAAGCCTGCCCTTTGCCCCCCCTAACGGCTTAAACTCCCCGCACAGAACTTCATCCGCAATCGTTATTGCGTACAGTCACATCCCGCATCACAAATAGGCGCCTCGGCTTGGACCGCCAGCTTCAAACCCATGGAATGGAGCAGCATAAAGAGGCTTTTGATCTCCGGATTTCCTCTGCGGGAAAGCATCCGGTACATACTTTCCCGGCTCAGGTTGGCTCTGGCGGCAACGGCGCCCATTCCGCCATTGGCCTCGGCGACATTACGCAAGGCCAGAAGAAAAACCTCCCGCTCACCTTCCTCAATGGCGGCATTCAGATAGGCGGCCGCCTCGCAAGGGTCCTTGAGCGCTTCGATCAGGTCTTTTTGATACTCAGTGGACTTGGCCATGGTCTCTTCTCCGCTGATAATCCTGCCAATACTCTTTTGCCTTGGCGATATCCCTCGTCTGCGATGACTTGTCTCCCCCCAGAAGAAGGAGAACAACATGGGCACCGTCAAGGGCAAAATACACACGATAACCAGGGCCGAAATCGACCCGCAGTTCCCTTACCCCTTCACCAACAGAGCGGTTATCTCCCAAATTGCCAAGCCTGGCCCGATCCAATCGAATACGAAGCTTCGCCCTGCCGGCAACATCACGCATCCCCTCCAGCCAATCCTTGAAGGGTCGATTCCCGTTTTCGTCGATGTAATATTCGATATCGTAAGGGTATGTTTGCATATCAATGTAACCTATAAGCTACAATCTGTCAATCGCCCCATCTCACAGCCCCACCAATTACGGAATCATCCCCAACCACTGATGAATGCGCAGCAGGTCGGCGGTTTCGGTGACGAGGAGGGTGGGAATGCCTAGCATTCTCGGAGCTTTGAGGTCGACGGATTCGCGGTCGCCGACGAAGAGGAAGCTTTCCGGCTCGCCGCCGATGTCTTCAAGAATGCGTCGCAGGGTGTCGACGTCGGGCTTGGGGGTCCAGTTGAATTCGATGGTGTAGAGGCGCTTGAAGTAGCTTTCGACCCCGAGCAGGGCGAGGATTTTTTCGGAGAGAGCGAGGTTGTTGTTGGTGTAGAGATAGAGATCCCAGCCTTCGGCCAGGGATTCGAGCAGGGCTTGCAGAATGGGGTCGGTACTGAGGAAGTTTTCGGGACGGACCTGGGTCTGCATGGCGCGATGAAAGTCGACGGCCTCGATGCCCAGGGTCTGGCAGGTGCGGGTCAGCGTCGGTTCCTCTTCAAGCATTTCGGCCAGACGCCGTTTGGACTTGCGCAGTAGGGCGCGGCCTTCCTTCAGCCCCACCCCCCGGGAATCGGCCACCAGCCGCGCGGCCATGGTCTGAATCTCGGCGGCGAGACCGTCGTCCGTATAGAGGGTGCCGTCGAGATCGAAGACGATAGAACGCACCTGACTCATATCACCCAGCATCCAAAAATTCCTTCCCATATAAGCAGGTTACGCGACGGCCCAGCCTAGCAGGCGCGACCGGCGCTGTCAATTTCACTGCCGCCCGACAGCGAGCGGATCGTTGGTGAAGAGCCCGTCGATGCCGAGGCGGCGTAGGGCGCGAATGCGGCCGGGATCGTCGAGGGTCCAGGGGTAAACCGCCAGCCCCGCACGTTTGCAGGCGGCGAGCAGCGGACGGCTGACACAATCCTCCCGGGGATGGAGACTTTCGGCGCCGCAGGCCAGCGCCCGCCGCAACACCCGATGCCAACCCTCCTCTTCGAAGAGAAAGCCGAGGGGCAAGCGGGGCTCGGCCCGCCGCAGACTTTCGAGCAGCCGATGATTGAAGGAAGAAACCAGCACCCGCGCCCGGGGATAACGGGGGAGCAGATCGAGCAGCGCGCGCCCGGCCGAGGCGTCCTTGATTTCGATATTGAGGCGCAGGCGGTCGTCGGCCCAGTCGAGCACTTCGTCCAGCACCGGAATCGGCTCACCGGCAAAACGCGGGGCAAACCAGCTTCCGGCATCGAGGCGGCGCAGTTCCGCCAGGCGCAACTCGGCGACGGCGCCACGGCCGTCGGTGGTACGCTCGACGCGCTCGTCGTGAATGACCACCGGCACGCCGTCGCGGCTCAGATGCACATCCAGCTCGATGCCGTCGGCCCCGGCGGCTTCGGCGGCGGCGAAGGCGACCAGGGTATTCTCCGGCGCATCGGCGGCGGCCCCCCGGTGGGCCCAAATGAATAATTCCATCGTGTCTCCCCGCGCCCCTGGCGCGAACCTGGCGAATCTTGTTTTTCTTGAGCAATCGTGCCATGATACCGCTCGATTAATAATACCGCAAGGACCTCAGGGAGGGTTTACATGGATCGCAATCTGGCATTGGAACTGGTACGCGTTACCGAAGCGGCGGCCCTGGCCAGCAGCCGCTGGGTCGGCAAGGGGGACAAGGTCGCGGCGGATGACGCCGCCACCGAGGCCATGCGCCGCGTCCTCGGCTCGATGGAGATCAACGGCACGGTGGTCATCGGCGAGGGGGAGATGGACGAAGCGCCGATGCTCTACATCGGTGAGCAGCTCGGCAGCGGCGCCGGACCGGAGGTGGACATCGCCGTCGATCCTCTGGAAGGTACCAGCATCTGCGCCAAAGGGATGAACGGGTCCATCGCCACCATTGCCCTCGCCCCGCGCGACGGCTTTCTCCATGCTCCGGATATGTATATGGAAAAACTCGTCGTCGGCCCCCTGGCGAAAGGCGCCATCGACATCAACGAAACCCCGGCGGTCAATCTGCGCCGAGTCGCCGAGGCCAAGGGCCGCCGGGTGGAGGAGCTGACCGTGGTCATCCTCGACCGCCCCCGGCACGAGCGCATGGTCACCGAAATCCGCAAGGCCGGCGCCCGCATCCACCTCATCAGCGACGGCGACGTCGCCCCGGCCATCGCGGCGGCGGTGGAGGAGAGCGGCGTCGACCTGCTCATGGGCATCGGCGGCGCCCCGGAAGGGGTGCTGGCAGCGGCGGCCCTCAAGTGCCTGGGCGGCGACATGCAGGGGCGTCTGGTCTTCATGAGCAAGGAAGAGCGCAACCGCGCCCAAGGGATGGGGATCAACGACTTCGACCGGGTCTACGGCATCGACGACATGGCCAAGGGGGATGTCTTCTTCGCCGCCACCGGCATCACCAGCGGCGACCTGCTCAAAGGGGTGCGCTATTTCCCCGGGGGCGCCTCTACCCACTCCATCGTCATGCGTTCGAAAAGCCGCACCGTACGTTTCATCGAGGCCCGGCATCATTTCGAGCACAAACCGGGTCTTTAATCCATTGGCTCGGAATTGTCGACGGGAAAAACCTCCGACGGCAACTTATGGCTTTTCATCCCTTTTTCAAATTGCTATGATGGCAAGCCGATTTTGCGGACACCCCGGCAGAGCAAGGAGCAGCAATGGCGATCATCACAATCTCTCGCGAAATGGGCAGCTCGGGCATCCCCATCGCCCACAAGGCCGCGGATAAACTCGGTTACACCTTGATCGACGGCGACGCCATCCGCAAGGTTGCCGCCGACTACGGGCTTTCCCCCGAGGCGCTGGAAAACGCCGACGAAAAGCCGCCGGCCTTCGTCCAGACGGTCGATACGAAGACCGAGGCCAATTTTCACCGCATTCAGCTGATCATCCTCGAATACGCCCTCAAGGGGAATGTCATCATCTACGGGCGCGGCGGCCAGGATCTACTCAAGGATATCGACAGCGTCCTGCGGGTGCGCATCATCGCTCCCTTCGAAGACCGGGTCGAGCGCTGGGCCGAACGGGAATGGCTCGATCCTGATCTCGCCCGGGTGCTGGTCCGTAAATCTGACCAGCAGCGCGCCGGCTTCATCAAATACTATTTCGACCGCGACTGGAATGATCCCCTCGCCTACGATCTCATCATCAACACCCTGAGCCTCTCCGAGGAAACCGCCGTCAAGCTCATCTGCGACGCCATCAAGGACCGCAACCTGAACGAGCGGAAGGATCACTGCAAGAAGATCCTTCAGGATCTGATCATCCGCAAGAAGATCGAGACCACCCTCTTCGCCAAGGGGACAATCTGCGGTCTGCACCAGTACCATTTCCATGTCAGGGTCAGCGATGGCCAGGTCACCCTGGACGGCTACCTGCACAGCCGCGAGGACCTCAAAACGGTCCTCGACGTGGTCGCGGGCGTCGACGGTATCAAGGGCGTGACCAACAACCTGGAGTTGCGCCAGTTCCAGGCCAACCCCCGGGAGCACTGATCAATCCTAAGTTTCGAACATTTTCGCGAAAGCCGGCGACCCCGCCGGCTTTTTGCATCCATTTCACCATAAATCGAGAAACCGGCCCTGCGGGGCCTTGATCTGTAACGAATCGAATCAGCAAGGAGCAGGGTACGACCATGGCAGGACATAGCAAATGGGCCAATATCAAGCACCGCAAAGGCGCTCAGGACGCCAAGCGGGGTAAAGTCTTCACCAAACTGATCAAGGAAATCACCGTTGCGGCGAAAATCGGCGGCGGCGATCCGGAAGGGAATCCGCGCCTGCGCACGGCTATCGACAAGGCCAAGGGCGAAAACATGCCCAAGGACAGCATCGAACGCGCCGTCAAAAAAGGGGTCGGCGATCTCGACGGTGTCAACTATGAAGAAGGCACCTTCGAGGGCTACGGTCCCGGCGGCGTGGCGGTCATCGTCGAGTTCATGACCGACAACCGCACCCGCACGGTCGCCGACGTGCGCCACATTTTCACCAAGCACAACGGCAATCTTGGCGTCAACGGCTCGGTCTCCTTCCTCTTCGACCGCAAGGG is a window from the Desulfuromonas acetexigens genome containing:
- a CDS encoding lipocalin family protein codes for the protein MIRLKKWFVLIATMLTGCVGMPDGVVPVEPFDLERYLGRWYEIARLDHSFERGLSKVSAEYSLREDGSVRVINRGYSEAEGKWKEAEGKARFVRNPTEGFLKVSFFGPFYASYIIFNLDQEHYRYALISGPDTSYLWILSRQPTLERETVDMLIEKARQAGFDTSGLIFVEQAADSSPVQ
- a CDS encoding addiction module antidote protein — protein: MAKSTEYQKDLIEALKDPCEAAAYLNAAIEEGEREVFLLALRNVAEANGGMGAVAARANLSRESMYRMLSRRGNPEIKSLFMLLHSMGLKLAVQAEAPICDAGCDCTQ
- a CDS encoding type II toxin-antitoxin system RelE/ParE family toxin; this encodes MQTYPYDIEYYIDENGNRPFKDWLEGMRDVAGRAKLRIRLDRARLGNLGDNRSVGEGVRELRVDFGPGYRVYFALDGAHVVLLLLGGDKSSQTRDIAKAKEYWQDYQRRRDHGQVH
- a CDS encoding HAD family hydrolase, whose amino-acid sequence is MSQVRSIVFDLDGTLYTDDGLAAEIQTMAARLVADSRGVGLKEGRALLRKSKRRLAEMLEEEPTLTRTCQTLGIEAVDFHRAMQTQVRPENFLSTDPILQALLESLAEGWDLYLYTNNNLALSEKILALLGVESYFKRLYTIEFNWTPKPDVDTLRRILEDIGGEPESFLFVGDRESVDLKAPRMLGIPTLLVTETADLLRIHQWLGMIP
- a CDS encoding glycerophosphodiester phosphodiesterase, producing MELFIWAHRGAAADAPENTLVAFAAAEAAGADGIELDVHLSRDGVPVVIHDERVERTTDGRGAVAELRLAELRRLDAGSWFAPRFAGEPIPVLDEVLDWADDRLRLNIEIKDASAGRALLDLLPRYPRARVLVSSFNHRLLESLRRAEPRLPLGFLFEEEGWHRVLRRALACGAESLHPREDCVSRPLLAACKRAGLAVYPWTLDDPGRIRALRRLGIDGLFTNDPLAVGRQ
- the glpX gene encoding class II fructose-bisphosphatase, whose translation is MDRNLALELVRVTEAAALASSRWVGKGDKVAADDAATEAMRRVLGSMEINGTVVIGEGEMDEAPMLYIGEQLGSGAGPEVDIAVDPLEGTSICAKGMNGSIATIALAPRDGFLHAPDMYMEKLVVGPLAKGAIDINETPAVNLRRVAEAKGRRVEELTVVILDRPRHERMVTEIRKAGARIHLISDGDVAPAIAAAVEESGVDLLMGIGGAPEGVLAAAALKCLGGDMQGRLVFMSKEERNRAQGMGINDFDRVYGIDDMAKGDVFFAATGITSGDLLKGVRYFPGGASTHSIVMRSKSRTVRFIEARHHFEHKPGL
- a CDS encoding cytidylate kinase family protein, whose product is MAIITISREMGSSGIPIAHKAADKLGYTLIDGDAIRKVAADYGLSPEALENADEKPPAFVQTVDTKTEANFHRIQLIILEYALKGNVIIYGRGGQDLLKDIDSVLRVRIIAPFEDRVERWAEREWLDPDLARVLVRKSDQQRAGFIKYYFDRDWNDPLAYDLIINTLSLSEETAVKLICDAIKDRNLNERKDHCKKILQDLIIRKKIETTLFAKGTICGLHQYHFHVRVSDGQVTLDGYLHSREDLKTVLDVVAGVDGIKGVTNNLELRQFQANPREH
- a CDS encoding YebC/PmpR family DNA-binding transcriptional regulator gives rise to the protein MAGHSKWANIKHRKGAQDAKRGKVFTKLIKEITVAAKIGGGDPEGNPRLRTAIDKAKGENMPKDSIERAVKKGVGDLDGVNYEEGTFEGYGPGGVAVIVEFMTDNRTRTVADVRHIFTKHNGNLGVNGSVSFLFDRKGLISFTTDKDFDTIFEAALEAGAEDVKDEGDAYEVITDPVNFIEVREALAAAGLQWDNAEITMIPQTMVALEGKQAEQMLKMMDKLEDNDDVQNVYANFDISDDDIEKMMG